Genomic segment of Chitinophaga varians:
ACGAGCCGCCATCGGGGCGCACCATGTTCACACCGCCGAAGTAGGTACCTATCCAGATGGTGCCATTGTTATCTTCATAAATACTGTGGATGGAATTCTGGCTAAGGCTGTTGTTGTTGTGCGGCTCCTGCTGGTAGTGGCGGCCGCTCATGGTGACGGGATCTATAATGCTGAGGCCTTCCTGTGTACCGATCCACATGTTACCGGCTTTGTCGGGGACTATGCGCCTGACTATATTATTAATGATCACGGGCTGGGCCAGTAACGAAAAACGACCGGTGGCCGGATCATATATATTAATACCGCCGGTTTGGGTGGCAATCCACAACCGGCCGAATTTATCTTCTGTGATGGCGGTGATGAAGTTCATCGCGAGACCTGAGGTTTGCCCGTCTTCATGCCGGAAGGTCTCTGTTTTGTCACCGGTCATTTTAGTAAGGCCTTTATTGGTGCCTATCCAGATGTTGCCGTGGCGGTCTTCGTACACGCATTTCACTACGTAGCCGGCGATTTTTCCCGGTGTGAACTGTACCAGCCGTTTACCATCCTGGAGGAAAAGCCCGTTGTTGGCGCCTATCCAGCGACGGCCTTTACTGTCTTCATAAATACAGTTGATATTGGTACGGCGGGGAGGGGGTTCCAGTGTTATGCGTTCAAAGCGGTCATGTACCGGGTCGTATTTGGCCAGTCCGCCGGTAGTGCCTATCCACAGGGTATTGTGGCGGTCGCGGTACATGGTCATGATCTGATTGTCCGGCAGGGAAGTGCTGTCTTCCGCATGGTAGCGGTATATTTTGAAACGGAAACCGTCGTACCGGTTGAGGCCATAATGGGTGCCTACCCAGAGGAAACCCTGCTGGTCCTGCATAATAGACAGCCCTGCGTTGTGTGACAGCCCGTCTTCTACCGTAAGATGTGAAAATGTGATGTCCTGCCCGCTGCTTTGAAAAAATACAGCCGGGACCAACAGGCATAAGAACAGGAAACACCGCCAAATCATGCTCTAATATAAGCATTGTATACACCCCCGTGGGATTTTTTTATCCCGGAAGATGTTTTTATTATTTTGATAATCAGTAGGTTGGGGGAGGATTTATAAAATTCACCCCATTCATTTAGGATTGTCCCCCTGCAATCTGACCGCGTTACAACATATTTGTGCGTCAACCAGAATTCCTTTCAATTCCACTCTTATGAATATGAGATGCCAATCATCCTGTAAGGGAAGACTATCCCGCTTCGCCTTCAGTAGTTTTCTAGTGGGGATCATGTGGGTATTGATAGTGCCGCTTTCCCTGTTCGCGCAACAAAAAAAGACCGTGTCCGGTATAGTGAAGGACAAAGACGGTAATCCGCTGGTAGGCGTGACCGTGATGGTGAAGAATGACAAAACGGGCACCAGTACCAATGATGCGGGCCGTTTTGTGATTGCCGCCGCGCCGGGCGCCACGCTGGTATTTACTTTTATCGGGTTTGAAAAAACAGAGCAGCCGGTGGATAACCGGACCGAGTACAATGTCCGGCTAAAGGACCGGGTAGGTACGCTTAACGATGTGGTGGTAGTAGGATATGCGTCTGTGCAACGTAAAGACCTGACCGGCTCTGTGGGCAGTGTGAACATGAAGGAGTTTGAGAAAGCGCCGGTGAAGTCATTCGATGAAGCGCTGGCCGGCCGTGTGGCCGGTGTGGCGGTAGCCAGCAACGACGGGCAACCCGGCTCCGTTGCCAATATCGTGATCCGTGGCGCCGGCTCCATCACGCAAGACAACTCGCCGCTGTACGTGATCGATGGTTTTCCTACGGAAAGCTCCAACGCCAACGCCATCAGTCCTGCTGACATCGAATCCATCGATGTATTAAAAGATGCCTCTGCCACGGCCATTTACGGCGCCCGTGGTTCCAACGGCGTAATTCTTATCACCACCAAAAAAGGCAAATCGGGCGCGCCACAGGTGACCTACAACGGCTACTATGGCTGGCAGCAGATCCCTAAGAAAATACCGCTGCTGAACGCTTATGAGTTTGTCCGGTATGTAGGCGATATCAATCCGTCGATGTATGATTCCATTTATCTCGCCGGCGGCGTGAAACTGGAAGACTACCGCAACAAAGAAGCCATCGACATGCAGGATTATATTTATCGGGTTGGACAGAACCAGAACCACGATATCGCCGTCCGTGGCGGCAACGATAAAACCCGGTATTCGATATCGGGCAATTTCAACAACCAGCGGGGCATCATCATCAACAGCGGGTTTAAGCGTTACCAGGGCCGTTTCTCGCTGGACCAGACCGTGAGCAGCAAGCTGAAAGTAGGCATCAACGCCAACTATGCCTATAACGAAAGTTATGGTATCCCTGTTTCCGCCACCAACTTTTACGCTTCCGCCACCACGCTCTATTCCGTATGGGGTTTCCGGCCTACCAACAGTATTGCGGGGAGAGACAGTGCAGCGAACCTGATCGATGATTTTTATGATCCGGGCAATGAGATCGCCAATAACCAGGACTATCGGGTGAACCCCTTACAGAATATACAGAACCAGTATACCGTGACGAGGGTCAACAACCTTATCGCTAATGCATATGCGGAATATGCCATCACCAAAGACCTTACCCTGCGTATCGCTGGCGGCATCAACACCGTGAATAACGGGACCGATATCTTCAATAATTCCAAAACACAGTCAGGCAGCAAGTGGAATTCCAATGGTGTCAACGGCAGCGTAGAGTACATACCTACTTCATTGTGGCGTTCCGAGAATGCGCTTACGTATCGTAAGCGCTGGAACAAAGTGCATAACCTGACGGTGTTGGGCGTATTTGAAGCGCAGGGCTACAAAATGTCGCGGCGTAAGTTCTCTGCCAACCAGGTACCCAACGAAGACCTCGGCATGGACGCGCTGGACCTGGCCGCACCGGCCAATACCTCGCTGATATCGCTGAGTTCCCGGTGGACCATGGCCTCCGGAGCGCTGCGGGTCAACTACGATTACAACTCCAAATACCTCTTTGCCGCTTCTGTTCGCGCGGACGGCTCCTCCAAATTTGCACCAGGCAACAGATGGGGTTATTTCCCCGCCGTATCGGCCGCCTGGCGTTTCAGCAGCGAAGCGTTCATGAAAGACCTCCGCTTTATTTCGGATGCTAAAATCAGGCTGGGATATGGCGCTTCCGGTAACAACCGCGTGACCGATTTTGCCTACCTGTCACAGTTGTCACTGACCAATATGCAGTACTGGTATTCCACGGGCAACGGTCCGTTAGGCATCGGCGCGGTGATGTCTACTGCCGCCAATCCCAATCTGCGCTGGGAAACCAATGAACAGACCAATATCGGCCTGGACCTGGCTTTCCTGAAAAACAGGCTTAGCCTCACGGTAGACGTCTATCAGCGGACCACCAAAGACCTGCTGCTGTTGGCTGCATTGCCCTATGCACATGGCATTGAGAGCGCACAGGGTTTTAAAAACGTCGGCAAATTACAGAACAGGGGCCTCGAAATCACGCTGGCCGGTACCGTGGTCGATAAAAAAGACTTCTCCTGGAACAGCAACTTTAACATCAGCTTCAATCAAAACAAAATATTATCACTGGCAGAAGGGCAGCAGTCTATCCTGTCCGGCTCCGGTACTTTCTTCAATACCACTTACTCCGGGCTGTTCCCTTATATCTCTGTGATCGGAAGGCCGCTTGGTGAAATGTACGGCCTGGTGTTCGATGGTGTATACCAGTACGCCGATTTTGATGTGATGCCCAACGGTACCTATCTGTTGAAGCCGGAGGTGCCCACCAACGGCGCCGCGCGGAACGCGATCCGTCCGGGTGATATCAAATACAAAGACCTGAACGGCGACTTGCAGGTGAACAACCAGGACTATACGATCATTGGCAGCGGTCTCCCCAAACATACAGGCGGTTTCAGCAACGATTTCCGTTACCGCAATTTTGACCTGAATATCCTGCTGCAATGGTCTTACGGCAATGATATCATCAACGCCAACCGCTACGTGTTTGAGGGTGGTATCGTCAACAATCCCAACCTGAACC
This window contains:
- a CDS encoding SusC/RagA family TonB-linked outer membrane protein, giving the protein MNMRCQSSCKGRLSRFAFSSFLVGIMWVLIVPLSLFAQQKKTVSGIVKDKDGNPLVGVTVMVKNDKTGTSTNDAGRFVIAAAPGATLVFTFIGFEKTEQPVDNRTEYNVRLKDRVGTLNDVVVVGYASVQRKDLTGSVGSVNMKEFEKAPVKSFDEALAGRVAGVAVASNDGQPGSVANIVIRGAGSITQDNSPLYVIDGFPTESSNANAISPADIESIDVLKDASATAIYGARGSNGVILITTKKGKSGAPQVTYNGYYGWQQIPKKIPLLNAYEFVRYVGDINPSMYDSIYLAGGVKLEDYRNKEAIDMQDYIYRVGQNQNHDIAVRGGNDKTRYSISGNFNNQRGIIINSGFKRYQGRFSLDQTVSSKLKVGINANYAYNESYGIPVSATNFYASATTLYSVWGFRPTNSIAGRDSAANLIDDFYDPGNEIANNQDYRVNPLQNIQNQYTVTRVNNLIANAYAEYAITKDLTLRIAGGINTVNNGTDIFNNSKTQSGSKWNSNGVNGSVEYIPTSLWRSENALTYRKRWNKVHNLTVLGVFEAQGYKMSRRKFSANQVPNEDLGMDALDLAAPANTSLISLSSRWTMASGALRVNYDYNSKYLFAASVRADGSSKFAPGNRWGYFPAVSAAWRFSSEAFMKDLRFISDAKIRLGYGASGNNRVTDFAYLSQLSLTNMQYWYSTGNGPLGIGAVMSTAANPNLRWETNEQTNIGLDLAFLKNRLSLTVDVYQRTTKDLLLLAALPYAHGIESAQGFKNVGKLQNRGLEITLAGTVVDKKDFSWNSNFNISFNQNKILSLAEGQQSILSGSGTFFNTTYSGLFPYISVIGRPLGEMYGLVFDGVYQYADFDVMPNGTYLLKPEVPTNGAARNAIRPGDIKYKDLNGDLQVNNQDYTIIGSGLPKHTGGFSNDFRYRNFDLNILLQWSYGNDIINANRYVFEGGIVNNPNLNQFATYKDRWTPTNPSNTLFRAGGMGNAAYSSRVVEDGSYLKLRTVSLGYNFPGAWLKRAKIKGIRIYGSAQNIYTWTKYSGMDPEVSARPGNLTPGFDYAAYPHSLSYVTGLNVTF